Sequence from the Cucumis sativus cultivar 9930 chromosome 1, Cucumber_9930_V3, whole genome shotgun sequence genome:
TTCTTCAAAGCTAAAGAGAAGGCCCTAAAATTCAATTGGTCCCTAGTCATTCCATGTGGTCTTATGTTATTGCACACTACATGGAACTCCTTGATGGATTTGTGTAGGTCCTCATCTGCAAAGCCATAATAAATAGCAGTAAATGGATTAACTTAGTTTTAAGTTCATTACAAGTTGTGCCACACCTTAATTCACAAGACAACCTAAACGTAGGAAGTAGTGCGAATAGGACGTGATTTAGCTTAAACTTTGCAATTGATCTTATCGCTAAACTTATTTTCAACTCTTTTTATACTATCAAATGAAACTCAAAACGCAATGACAGTCAACCTTAAATGCCAAATGTGATAAATAACTTAACTAAGTgtacactttattaataacatgcTTTCTGTAAGAATATACaattacaacactttgaccaaatataattaacaacTCTTAAATGCCTGGTGGCTTTCTCAACTCGCAGCAAGCCTTTCAACCTTTTTCTCTACTTGGCCAAAACACCTGTTTCTAGAAGATGAGATTTTAAAAACGTAAGTCTAAAAGACTTGATGAAGTTTTATGAAATCTTTTTTGCAATGCCCTTTGATAATTCCTTTTCGTCAAatcataaattccaacacatATCAGTTTATCAATAAACAATTCTCCAATGTCCATAGCCATTTTTCAGCTTCTTCCGATTTAGCTGTTTCACTCATCACAGTGGCTCCTAATGCTCTCAATCTTTCTATTCCAAAAATTTTCTTAGGTTGTGGCACTAAAATGTTGGGGTTTATAGAATAAGCTTCTGAATTCATCGGGTCTTAgtaattttccttcaaaacgCCTATTCTATTCTAAAAcgtaaaatttcaaaactcttaaccaaattttaaattcttatacTTAAATTAGAAACGAGTCCTACAAGTCGTCTTAGAATAGGTAATGCATAGGTACTACGGGTAAAGTCAGGTGCAACTAGATCCCTCAAGGTATGCTATGGGTAAAGTCAGGTGCAACTAGATCCCTCAAGGTATGCTACGGGTAAAGTCAGGTGCAACTAGATCCCTCAAGATATGCTCCAGCACAAGATCTGGCATGCTCTTAAATTCTTGCTTTGGAGGTTCTTCTTCAAAAGTGCTTGTAGACAAATATCCTCTTGAGAAGCTCTTTGCTCTCTaacctctctttttcttcgcCTTTTCTCCTACCAAGATCTACAAAATACAACCGTGAATTTCGATCCTAGGAGCATCGAGTCATACAAAGCAAgagaagaataataaaaggtagaaaactattttccaaaagaaatcTAGGCGCTCCCCAACAACGACGATGCCAATTAATGTAGTCTCTTATTGTTGCCTACAAATAAACAACCAAATGAAATGTATGCTATGTAGATCGACACTACCTATACTACTAAGTAGTACAAGTGGCAAGTTCGTGTTGATCCGTATCAAAGTACAAAGATTAATTTCTTAAAGTTAGTTATTCACTTAAAGTGATAGATGGAGGCTTTAGCGTGGTTTGAGATTCAAGGGAATAAAGTCAAATAAAACCTTCTTCAGACCATATTAATGTGTATACATCTTGAAAGagcacatatatataaagacaAATTTAGAAGTACATATCCCAAACTTTGAttcttaaatctttttttaaaaaagaaaaaaaaagaaaaaaagaaaaatactttgaATCTTATAGTCTCCaatcatatgtatatatattctccACTAATCCATGTATTCTGAACttgatacaaaatttaagaccctatcaaatataaaataacttttttttggataaaatgTAAGagagttttttgaaaaaaaatataacaaactggtaaaatatttatactgtatagaaaaatgaatacgTGATTGTGTAggaaataccaaaaatgtccCACGCAATCAATCAGCTACACGCAGAcgtgtaatttttcttctaaacaatcatgaaTACATGATTGTGTAGAAAAttatgatacacgatcgtgtagggTAGTATCAACATGACaatgtagttctttttaacgaTGGAAAAAttgcttcaaatctaaacgatcatattGACCATGCTAAGTGATCATGTTAATTATGGTAAACGATCGATTAAATTATATCCACACAAtcgtatagttttttttaaacaatgagAAAAtggcttcaaatctaaacgatcgtgttgactatTCTgaacgatcatttagatcatatcaaaataatatttaaacaatcatgatATTCTGGAAGAGAAgctagaagaaagaaagagaagatgaagaaagaaaaaaatagaagaatatgaatgaaaatagaagaaataaagaatggaagaggagaagaagaaatctaaccaagaagatgaataaatcgaaaagaagaataagaatgAGACGTGACGAATCATTTGCAATATCAAAGGAAAATCtggaatttatgaaaatattttatccacTTACATgtgctttttgtttttttgttacatgggtcgtaaatattttggtgttttgttacatttatgaaaattaaccaatatttttttaataaagctaaaatttcacaaaattaaaaaaataaaaaatttattaataaaacataCGACACTaattagtcaaataaaaaaaatgtatttaactATTAACGGTTACTAAACactaattagttaaataaaaaaatgtatttgactattaGTATACAACATcgttaaaacatttaaatcctaaaattACTTAGTGCTTCCATTATATTCTTCATTCTTATTAGAGTCAAAATATATACCTTTCataaattgtataattttatttatttaattttttagattgaagaagagagaatggagaaaaaataataaataaataaaagaagtaagACGATATATCAACAAGTTGTGGTATATAACAACAATTGTTTTGGTTAATTACGTAcatgtaacaaaatcaaaaaatagTTAGGACTCTTATCACAAAAAATGGAATctcataaaattattattgttttttcataaattctagatttttcttttgttgttttttaatattgcgGGATCATTCTTcacttcactttttcttcttcttctttataatttattattctccTCTTCATGTTattacttttcattcttcatatttccacttctttttgtgtgtgatttcttcattttctcttccaaaaaaatgaaacttttcaatagtttatatgtatttttgaaacaaaactctaATTGCTTTTATCCAAAACTAACGGTTAAAGATATTTAACTTGAaccattttgaaagtttaaaggCACATTTTATAAACTTATGAAAGTTTcgagatattttttatataaactgtaaatttgattgatactttttataattgaacaaacaaaaaacgaaTAGGGGTTGATAGTTGTGCcttttgttttcgttttttattcaatttcatgtagaaaactattaaataatattaaacagGTAGTTATTAAAAGTTCTTCGTGCAGCTTCCGTAAAATAAGTATTAAAAACTAGACTTATATAACTAAGAACTTATTACTTTtgctaaaattaaatgaaaaaaacaaactcagGTCAAAAACTACCTATACACCTTATACAccaatatatttgatacacttaatgTAAATGATATAGTTGTATTGATACACTTGGTAtcattgatatacacttggTATACTAAAAGATGACATAGATACAAAATAGCATAAGTatgtgataaaatttaaatattttatattcttaaattgtGGTCGAGGTCAATTTTTATTCGTTGTAATCTAGATAAAATTATTCTAGATAAGGAGTAAGCAGAGAATATCGATAATAGAAACATTAAGATAGTGACTTTTGATTGAAATGTATGtttactttctttgtttttttctggaaaaaagattttatgtttaatctaGTGCTATATTTGGTGGgttttataattcaaattcacTTACTAAAACACACACAACCCAAtttcctttcaactttttttagtttctgaattttataaaatattatgttaatttgttcttcaattttataattgtaaaaaaatctGGGTTGCATAATTTgagacttaattttttaatttcagaaTTCTTTATGACATTTAAGAATAGATGTATTTGATGTATAAGTTAATTTCAACTAGTGTCTAACTGCATCTTTCTAGTTCttcaatttataaaagtaaactactaaaaaaaatccaatagTGAtcattgttaatttaaaagaattttataatattttaaatttggaaaacaGTGTTAGAGATAACatatataactttattttattattatttagcaTGTCCTAtacttatttaaaatcatagtCAAAATTCAACCTTTAAACCTATTCTAACACTAAAAGAACATACATTAATCAAATGCACTTATACTTAAGAGTTTGAGAACCAACAAGATTCGTGACCTAAATTGACTTTCTCCCCTTACTTCCATTCTCTAAAATTACATATCATGCGATATATGATATGTTTtggaatattaaaataaaacaaaaaaagaaagaaatttaaagtGTGGGAATTTTTGAGATGTAAATTAGGTGGAGAtactctttttgtttttatagtaCTTTCAATGGCTGCAGATTCCTCATCCCTTAGCTTGCATATTGAGCTCACTATATAAAGGCAATTAGAAAGTTGAAGTATCCCATCATCAAACTAAAGCCAAGAAGGATATAATAAGGGCTTCCTTAATTTCTTGGTCGTTCTAAGTTCTTTGccttatttttactttttctcaCAGACTACTTCCAATGGATCCTATTATCATGCCCAATATAAAGAGAAGCAACTTCCCTAGAAACTTTGTTGTTGGTTGTGCATCATCTGCTTATCAAGTACTGTAAAAAACACACTACCCTagcttcttttcattttctttgattctctaaattaataatattaatgtatGTACATACATGTAtttgtgtgtttatatattatattttaacagTACGAAGGTGCTGCTTTTAAGTATGGGAGAGGACCAAGTATTTGGGATACGTACACTCATCAACACCCAGGTTCTTTgatcttctctctctttcaataagaaaaataataatattaatacttATTTCTCTTTCGAAATGAAGAAGTATCTATTCATGTTTGTTTTTGTGAACTACAGAGAGAATTGATGATGGCAGTAATGCTGATGTAGCTGTTGATCAATATCATCGCTATCGGGTTTGTGGGACTTATCTACTTACacataaaaacttttaaaaaatggtcatcAATTTTTAGACcatatatagtttatttttttatcttagcTACTTTGATTTATTCCATAGGTAATGTTCATTCttatattgattattaattattcttcATGTATAACACAGGAAGATGTTGGCATTATTAAGGGTATAGGTTTTGATGCCTACAGATTCTCAATTTCCTGGTCCAGAGTCTTGCCATGTAAGGATTTCAAATATGACCTcaattggtatatatatatatgtatgtaaaaGAAGTACCTTCAAATTTGGtatgtttaatattaaaagaaactaggaaattataaattttgaaaattatgacATTATTTCCCTCTTCTGAACAACATTCATATgatgattaattaatgtaCACCTGTTGGCGCTGAGAATATTTCGAACTTAATTGAGATATCTCGATATATCATAACCCTAAtacttcaataaaaaaaaataaacttaaaaatttcatatatcttttATTAGTTTTCCCTCAgaagttaattataattccttttttttttgctttatatGTGTTATTGTGAACATGCATGTGCTTGTTTGTATATCGACCATAGATagatatttatagatatagataCATAATTTAACTAATGATGATGTAGGCactaattcatattttttcaacgttttgaaattataaagcGGGAAAGCTTTCTGGAGGTGTGAATCAAGAAGGAATTGACTACTACAATAGACTCATCGATGAGCTCATTTCAAAAGGTTGGATGTATTATATATCTTAATACTTCATTTGTCTCGTTAAAACACTTTGGTCTAATAATTAACTGTTTgtagataaattattttggcTTCGTTACCtataattttaatcaataatattGATAACTGTAATTTTGTAGGCATCAAACCATATGTGACACTTTTCCATTGGGATGTTCCCCAGGctttagaatatatatatcaaggCTTCTTGGGTCAACAAATTATGTgagtaactttttttttttctttcttataaatGGTCATATTCCTCACACAATGACAATACCAAACACAACATTATGGTATTAgttactatttttctattacaaAATACTTCCCCTTAAATATACTTCTTGCATCAtgttattaaagaaaatatagcaaaattttagattgtaTTCATGAGAGATAATGATAGAGTAAACTTTTAGACTTCTATCAATGTTAATATCATAGACGTTGATAAACACTTGAAGAAAGTCTTCTATCAATGCTTATCagtaatttatattttactatttttgtaagtatttttttacattttatcgTTTAAGTCTATCGATGCTTATGAGATACATATGAATATTGGCATAATGATGATAAATAATGACTACTTCGTACTAgaataaatagataataaaaatatgtacttcaaggaaaagaaataacttgaatattaattatttcagaGATGATTATCGAGATTTTGCTGACCTTTGCTTCAAAGAGTTTGGAGATAGAGTGAAACATTGGATCACTTTTAACGAACAATATATCTTTGCCGCATATGGCTATGCAACTGGACTATTTGCACCAGGCAGAGGATCTTCGCAACAGGTTGATTGTTTCGATGGAGATACTGGaactaaaaaatcaaaccatatTGGTCTTTTACCACGTAGAGGCTGTATTTTGAAACCGTTACATAGTCTCGGTGGAGACCCTGGAACTGAACCATATATTGTTGGTCATCACCAAATTCTCGCACATGCTAAGGCGGTTAAACTTTACAAGTCTAAATATGTACTATTTCCTTCTCATATCacctaaatttgattttggttaaTTCCATTGGCTAAAAGctataaatttcataatgttcaagttaaactaaattaaaaatgttcacatatttttccaacactTACTCCTATTTGATTTGTAGAAACATCAAAATGGTCAAATTGGGGTGACATTGAATACGGATTGGTATGTCCCATATTCAAATAGTTTGGAAGACAAAAAAGCTACATCTCGAGCTCTTGATTTTTCTCTTGGTTGGTAAGtaaaacaattaatatataacattttggaataaaaattgttttaaatattaaaactatttaaaataatatttataaatataataaagttttattcTCTACGAGTTGATATACTctgatagaaaataaaattttgatatattttataaataagttgaGAATCTTACCATGTTAGAGTtatcttattattatgttcaaactatttaaatgttatatttgtagGTTTTTGCATCCTTTGGTGTATGGAGATTATCCAGCCAGCATGAGACATCTTGTGAACAAGAGATTGCCTAAATtcaaagatgatgaaa
This genomic interval carries:
- the LOC101212302 gene encoding LOW QUALITY PROTEIN: cyanogenic beta-glucosidase (The sequence of the model RefSeq protein was modified relative to this genomic sequence to represent the inferred CDS: inserted 1 base in 1 codon); amino-acid sequence: MDPIIMPNIKRSNFPRNFVVGCASSAYQYEGAAFKYGRGPSIWDTYTHQHPERIDDGSNADVAVDQYHRYREDVGIIKGIGFDAYRFSISWSRVLPSGKLSGGVNQEGIDYYNRLIDELISKGIKPYVTLFHWDVPQALEYIYQGFLGQQIIDDYRDFADLCFKEFGDRVKHWITFNEQYIFAAYGYATGLFAPGRGSSQQVDCFDGDTGTKKSNHIGLLPRRGCILKPLHSLGGDPGTEPYIVGHHQILAHAKAVKLYKSKYKHQNGQIGVTLNTDWYVPYSNSLEDKKATSRALDFSLGWFLHPLVYGDYPASMRHLVNKRLPKFKDDEILLVKGSYDFIGINYYTANYAKNNPNVDPHKPSLVTDPHADVSTDRDGVPIGPKVSKDSWLAVYPQGLKDLMIHIKNHYRDPHILITENGFFDYNCSNIEKLIKDEGRVKYHQQHLTKLHESIKAGVNIKGYFAWTLLDDFEWSRGYTMRFGITYIDFKHKTLERIPKYSXKVVQPFPTHLKIFTTNPSKLFAKPIIVKIPSKLFAMAL